Genomic segment of Myxococcus stipitatus:
CGGATTGGTCTTGGGGGCCTCGCCGCGATTCGTGATCTGCGCCACGCCGTCCATGGCGGAGAAGAAGAGGGAGGCCTCGTCGTCCGCGCTCTCCCGAGGGGCCTTGGCCGCGCGGGTGGGGGCTGGCGGCGCCTTGCGCTTCTGGGCCTCCGCGGTGGCGCGGGCCTGGGCCTCCTGCTTGTCCTTGTCCTGGATGGACTTGATGGCGGACTTGAAGGGGTTGTTGTGAAACGCCTCTTCCTTCTTCTTGGGCGGTGGCTTGCGCTGCTGGCTCATGGGGCGGCCCGTGTCCTCGTCGTCGTGGGCGGTTCCTGTGTGTAATCGCCGTCTATAGCCCGCGCAGGCGCCGGATTTCCTCATAGGCGTCGCGCACCTCCTGGAACTGGCGGGCGGCCTCGTCGGCGTCCTCGCCCGACAGGTGGGCGTGCTTGTCGGGGTGCAGCTCGGCGGCGAGCCGGCGGAAGGCCCGCTTCACGTCGGAGTCCGAGGCGGCGGGGGTCAGCCCGAGCACCTCGTAGTGCATCGACGCGTCGCCCAGGTGGATGGCCGCCACGGCCTGCTGCTCCGTGTCCGACAGGCCCAGCGCCGCGCCCACCCGGCCCAGCACCTCGCGCTCGGAGCGCTGGAGGGAGCCATCCACGAGGGACAGCTCGAAGAGCGCCTCCAGCAGCCTGCGCCGCTCGAGCGCCGGGAGGGCCTCCTGGCAGGCGGCCGCGGCGTCATCCAGGTCGGGGGGATGGGCGATGAAGTCCTTGAGCCGACCCCGGACGAACTCGAGCGAGTCCGGGCCGTACTTGAGGGCCTCCTCGAAGTAGCGGCGAATCTCCCGCACTTCCTCCCGGCGCACCTCGCCGTCGGCGCGCGCCACCTCCACGAAGAGGGCGCACAGGCTGCGGGTGAGGTGCGCGTCGGACTCCTCCTGCACGGACGCGGCGTCGCGCGGCCCCCCGCGGCTCGCGAAGGAGGAGGGCTCCAGCGGCGGGAAGTCCGCGAGCGCGTCCGGGGACTCGGAGGGCAGGGAGTGCATCTCGTCGAAGCGGTACCCGGCGATGCCACCCACCACGCCGAGCAGGATGATGGCCCAGGGGTTGCCGATG
This window contains:
- a CDS encoding TerB family tellurite resistance protein produces the protein MGQGKVLGVMLGLMVGLLIGNPWAIILLGVVGGIAGYRFDEMHSLPSESPDALADFPPLEPSSFASRGGPRDAASVQEESDAHLTRSLCALFVEVARADGEVRREEVREIRRYFEEALKYGPDSLEFVRGRLKDFIAHPPDLDDAAAACQEALPALERRRLLEALFELSLVDGSLQRSEREVLGRVGAALGLSDTEQQAVAAIHLGDASMHYEVLGLTPAASDSDVKRAFRRLAAELHPDKHAHLSGEDADEAARQFQEVRDAYEEIRRLRGL